A stretch of Methanosphaerula palustris E1-9c DNA encodes these proteins:
- a CDS encoding PAS domain S-box protein has translation MKNSSDDHWDHLREQIIGLGEHSTRKNYYPELQAQLTDLERFRALLDQSNDAILLIQLPVGRITDLNWSACEQLGYRRDELLNLQISDLTPPGTPDPSRLVTADLHPTQTLTTCLLRQDGSKICVEMTIRFTSFGGNDYLVAVARDISERNRILEALTESENRYRRVVQQVSDGLMIVDPENEGIVETNMALQQLLGYTAGELVHLSPVDLVADGSTTLTADPSATVPVEGELIRKDRSRVPVEVRKNPITYPEGKVVFCWMIRDIRGRRELDRIKREALQQIEQNIVQFATLGDHIRNPLAVIVGLADLEEGIYTKQILRQAEEIDRIIDRLDRGWFESEKVRSFIKKYY, from the coding sequence ATGAAGAACTCCTCTGATGATCACTGGGATCACCTGCGTGAGCAGATTATCGGACTTGGTGAACATTCCACCCGTAAGAACTATTACCCGGAACTGCAAGCACAACTTACAGATCTGGAACGGTTCAGGGCCCTCCTCGACCAGTCCAATGATGCTATCCTGCTGATCCAACTGCCTGTAGGGAGAATAACAGACCTGAACTGGTCCGCCTGCGAACAGCTTGGGTACCGGCGGGACGAGTTGCTCAATCTCCAGATCAGCGATCTGACACCCCCCGGTACCCCCGATCCCTCCAGACTGGTAACTGCAGACCTGCACCCAACGCAGACCCTGACCACCTGCCTGCTCAGGCAGGATGGAAGCAAGATCTGCGTGGAGATGACTATTCGGTTCACCAGTTTTGGCGGAAATGACTATCTGGTGGCCGTGGCCAGGGACATCTCCGAAAGGAATCGGATTCTGGAGGCACTGACCGAGTCGGAGAACCGGTACAGGAGGGTCGTTCAGCAGGTCTCCGATGGGCTGATGATCGTGGACCCGGAGAACGAGGGGATTGTGGAGACGAATATGGCACTCCAGCAGTTGCTTGGATATACAGCTGGGGAACTGGTCCACCTCTCACCTGTCGATCTGGTGGCTGACGGGTCGACAACTCTGACCGCAGATCCGTCCGCCACAGTCCCGGTCGAGGGGGAACTGATCCGCAAGGATAGAAGCCGGGTTCCGGTGGAGGTCCGGAAGAACCCGATCACCTATCCAGAAGGAAAGGTGGTCTTCTGCTGGATGATCCGGGACATCCGGGGACGCCGGGAACTCGATCGGATCAAGCGGGAGGCCCTACAGCAGATCGAGCAGAACATCGTGCAGTTTGCAACCCTCGGCGACCATATCAGAAACCCGCTGGCGGTGATCGTCGGGCTCGCAGACCTGGAGGAGGGGATATATACCAAACAGATTCTCAGGCAGGCAGAGGAGATCGACAGGATCATCGACCGTCTCGACCGAGGGTGGTTCGAATCAGAGAAGGTCAGATCCTTCATCAAGAAGTACTATTGA
- a CDS encoding ribonuclease H-like domain-containing protein — MLIIPMSTPIDQICSNLAARIDVSRDYTVITHDNIYRAGFSDSYLFSSTYQRGLSIKQELLEAYLNVSFDDALNGEVIEMPDGRSCYQVTDSVDCRLDRPDPDLLRTLLWEDLTLIPGIGARTAASLQRRGYRTINDLIWNRRFREEASRVQRRIEMTDRNDLLDLVLSRHSRSHRLAFLAGSPLQKSDLLFFDIETLGFFSRPIILFGLARLRENQLITTQFLLKGVRDEQAALMATLKLFSPGTVLITFNGRSFDLPYLQERCAYYRLPEPRLPQIDLLHHSRSLWKNQFQDCKLGTLEAKLCGTVREDDLPSAMVPEFYAAYQQTGNPGPLVPIVEHNRQDLVTTAHLYGLIQEIYHDR, encoded by the coding sequence ATGCTGATCATCCCTATGTCTACCCCGATCGACCAGATCTGCAGCAACCTCGCCGCCAGGATCGACGTTTCCCGTGACTATACGGTAATCACACACGACAACATCTATCGGGCAGGATTCAGCGATTCATACCTCTTTTCATCCACCTATCAGCGGGGGCTGTCCATAAAGCAGGAACTGCTCGAAGCCTACCTGAATGTTTCGTTCGATGATGCACTGAACGGGGAAGTGATCGAAATGCCGGACGGCCGGAGCTGTTACCAAGTCACCGATTCTGTTGACTGCAGGCTGGACCGGCCTGACCCCGACCTGCTGCGGACCCTGCTCTGGGAGGATCTGACGTTGATTCCGGGAATCGGGGCCAGGACGGCGGCGAGCCTGCAACGACGGGGATATCGAACGATTAACGACCTCATCTGGAATCGGCGGTTCAGGGAGGAAGCGAGCAGGGTGCAGCGACGGATCGAAATGACTGACCGAAACGACCTGCTCGACCTGGTTCTATCGCGCCATTCTCGTTCCCACCGGCTCGCCTTCCTGGCAGGGTCACCCCTGCAGAAGAGCGACCTCCTCTTCTTCGACATCGAGACGCTTGGGTTCTTCTCCCGTCCGATCATCCTCTTCGGGCTAGCCAGGCTCAGGGAGAACCAGTTGATCACCACCCAGTTCCTGCTGAAGGGGGTCCGGGACGAGCAGGCGGCCCTGATGGCCACGCTCAAACTGTTCTCGCCGGGGACCGTACTGATCACCTTTAATGGTCGGTCCTTCGACCTGCCGTATCTGCAGGAGCGATGCGCCTACTACCGGCTGCCGGAGCCGAGGCTGCCTCAGATCGATCTCCTCCACCACAGCCGATCGCTCTGGAAGAACCAATTCCAGGACTGCAAACTCGGTACTTTGGAGGCAAAACTCTGCGGGACGGTCAGAGAGGACGATCTCCCGTCGGCGATGGTCCCTGAGTTCTACGCTGCCTATCAGCAGACAGGTAACCCCGGGCCGCTGGTGCCGATCGTCGAGCACAACCGGCAGGATCTGGTCACCACGGCACACCTCTACGGGCTGATCCAGGAGATCTATCATGACCGCTGA
- a CDS encoding DEAD/DEAH box helicase yields the protein MTAEALLAALKGSERHSRRIAAVRSIEGREAAYGSLERPLSLRLERMLDERDIRLYTHQCAAIEECRLGGSLILTTPTASGKTLGFSLPVLERLETEPAATALFLYPTKALARDQMRVLLDLEAASGIRIGPAVYDGDTPQGMRPQIRNQSRIVIMNPYELHQVLPWHYKWSRFLAGLQFIVIDEAHRYRGVFGSSIALLLRRLERICRGYRRTPQYLLSTATLANPEEFGKMLTGHPCRLIERNGAPQQKRHVILYNPYIPGETGSTITAAAEVMLTSVRHDLQTLCFAQSRKTAEVITTVAKEYLQQAGEVDRYELAAYRAGYLPSERRDLENRLQQGQLHGLTTTSALEVGIDIGSLDAVVLCGYPGTMIATWQQIGRAGRREVPSVATVIAQQGPLDQYYMHHPEAFFAAPHEQAIIDLGNPAIVSGQLLCAAAELPLTDGDQDLFGPLFSPLTTALVRERLLAETESGLVYAGRQRATEAVKLDGLSGDIFRVVAGGRVLETLDRHQAYREAFAGAILLHQGETFAVTAMEPENLDITAEPVDVEYTTKPLHATEITAGTVATTTVRPGLTIETGEVTVQETFTGYQIRQYGEVLATHHLGLPPLTFQTRGVSLKFSATLLQDLTVAGLDPAGALHGAEHALIAVMPVHLLCDRQDIGGVSMVMAPETGGPLICIYDGCPGGAGLTARVPSLLGKLAAMAGDLVTSCPCTDGCPACIHSPKCGNDNCPLDKQGTIMVLAKIQAALSTP from the coding sequence ATGACCGCTGAAGCCCTGCTGGCAGCCCTGAAGGGTTCGGAACGCCACAGCAGGCGAATTGCTGCAGTTAGGTCTATCGAGGGGCGGGAGGCTGCGTATGGCTCCCTGGAACGTCCGCTCTCCTTGCGCCTCGAAAGGATGCTCGACGAGCGGGATATCCGCCTGTACACCCACCAGTGCGCGGCTATCGAGGAATGCAGACTGGGGGGAAGTCTGATCCTCACCACCCCTACGGCCAGCGGCAAGACCCTTGGGTTTTCGCTGCCGGTGCTTGAGCGACTCGAAACAGAGCCGGCTGCCACCGCTCTCTTCCTCTACCCGACCAAGGCGTTGGCCAGGGACCAGATGCGAGTGCTCCTCGATCTGGAGGCTGCCAGTGGTATCCGGATAGGACCGGCGGTCTACGACGGGGACACGCCCCAGGGAATGCGGCCGCAGATCCGCAACCAGTCCAGGATTGTAATCATGAATCCGTATGAACTGCACCAGGTCCTTCCCTGGCATTATAAGTGGTCCCGGTTCCTGGCAGGACTGCAGTTCATCGTTATCGATGAGGCGCACCGGTATCGAGGGGTCTTCGGCTCCTCGATCGCCCTGCTGCTTCGGCGGCTGGAACGGATCTGCCGGGGGTACCGGCGGACCCCGCAGTACCTGCTCTCGACCGCAACATTGGCGAACCCGGAGGAGTTCGGGAAGATGCTGACCGGCCATCCCTGTCGATTGATCGAGAGGAACGGCGCGCCGCAACAGAAACGGCACGTAATCCTGTACAACCCATATATACCCGGGGAGACAGGGTCGACGATCACGGCCGCCGCCGAGGTGATGCTCACCTCGGTCAGACATGACCTGCAGACCCTCTGCTTTGCCCAGTCCAGGAAGACCGCAGAGGTGATCACCACAGTAGCGAAGGAGTACCTGCAGCAGGCCGGGGAGGTGGACCGATACGAACTGGCGGCCTACCGGGCCGGGTACCTGCCGTCCGAGCGGCGGGACCTCGAGAACCGGCTCCAGCAAGGTCAACTCCATGGGCTGACCACCACCTCCGCCCTAGAGGTCGGGATCGATATCGGCTCGCTCGATGCGGTGGTGCTCTGCGGGTATCCCGGCACGATGATCGCGACCTGGCAGCAGATTGGCAGGGCCGGCCGACGGGAGGTGCCGTCGGTCGCAACCGTCATCGCCCAGCAGGGACCGCTGGATCAGTATTACATGCATCACCCCGAGGCGTTCTTCGCCGCCCCGCACGAGCAGGCTATCATAGACCTGGGAAACCCGGCGATCGTCTCAGGACAGCTCCTCTGCGCTGCTGCAGAACTGCCGCTGACTGACGGCGACCAGGATCTCTTCGGTCCGCTCTTCTCGCCGCTGACGACTGCACTCGTCAGAGAACGGCTGCTGGCAGAGACCGAGTCTGGCCTTGTCTATGCCGGAAGACAGCGGGCTACCGAGGCCGTCAAACTCGACGGGTTGAGCGGTGACATCTTCCGGGTGGTCGCTGGCGGCAGGGTGCTGGAGACCCTTGACCGACACCAGGCCTACCGGGAGGCCTTCGCCGGAGCCATCCTCCTCCACCAGGGGGAGACTTTCGCAGTGACGGCGATGGAACCGGAGAACCTGGATATTACCGCCGAACCGGTCGACGTCGAATACACCACAAAGCCGCTCCATGCCACCGAGATCACCGCCGGCACCGTCGCAACCACCACTGTCCGCCCAGGACTTACCATCGAGACCGGGGAGGTGACCGTGCAGGAGACCTTCACCGGTTACCAGATCAGACAGTACGGCGAGGTGCTCGCGACCCATCACCTCGGCCTGCCACCCCTTACCTTTCAGACCCGAGGGGTCTCGCTGAAGTTCTCTGCGACGCTGCTCCAAGACCTGACTGTAGCCGGCCTCGACCCGGCCGGTGCGCTTCATGGGGCAGAACACGCCCTGATCGCAGTGATGCCGGTCCACCTGCTCTGCGATCGGCAGGACATCGGCGGAGTCTCGATGGTGATGGCACCGGAGACCGGCGGGCCGCTGATCTGTATCTATGACGGCTGCCCGGGCGGGGCAGGATTGACAGCGAGGGTGCCGTCCCTGCTCGGGAAGTTGGCGGCAATGGCCGGGGACCTGGTCACCTCCTGCCCCTGTACCGACGGCTGCCCGGCCTGCATCCACTCCCCTAAATGCGGAAACGACAACTGTCCGCTCGACAAGCAGGGGACGATCATGGTCCTTGCGAAGATCCAGGCGGCACTCTCAACACCCTGA
- a CDS encoding DNA-directed DNA polymerase II large subunit has product MLQVSPMMAAYHKRLQDGLYEAISVAEQARALGIDPKTRVEIPIANDLADRVEALLGITGVAARIRELEQTMSREEASLRIGDDFVAKRFGETTREEILDHAIRTGMALLTEGVVAAPTEGIGNICLGRNDDGTDYLKIYYAGPIRSAGGTAQALSVLVGDYVRQQLGIGRFIPRPEEVERYIEEIKQYNSIMSLQYLPSEKEIRTIVSNCPVCIDGEATEQEEVSGYRNLERVETNVVRGGMALVVAEGMALKAPKIQKNVRKMKMEGWEWLDELISGTVKTGDDDDEIGVKPKDKYIRDLIGGRPVFSYPMRKGGFRLRYGRARNTGFAAAGLHPATMHLLGDFLAVGTQMKVERPGKAAGIVPVDTIEGPTVRLVNGDVLRVDDLALAHQISGSVERILDVGEMLVSYGEFLENNHLLVPCGYCDEWWQLESNGASRPTDETEAILLALDGGYLHPEYTQMWDDITPEQLITLSDWVSRTGAVTRAGLVLPCEAEGKAILEELLVPHTVRDDRIIISRHLVLIAALGLDLHLQRRGVWADAPTDGHNALSLACHLAGFAMRQKGGTRIGGRMGRPGKSKAREMKPPPHALFPVGEAGGARRSFQEASTYAPERNRDGGVITAEVGERRCPACKTITYKNRCTCGAHTEPVFRCPKCNIEINADRCPRCDGGTVCTQTVSINVKNDYATVLEELGLRTGMVPLVKGVKGLISRERVVEDLAKGVLRARHSLYVFKDGTVRYDMIDLPLTHIRTDECGVTPEQLVALGYTQDVYGVPLTDPTQVVELRPQDILVSEKCAVWLLEVTAFIDDLLEKVYHLPRFYNVTSRADLIGHLVIGLAPHTSAGVLARLVGFTKANVGYAHPFFHAAKRRNCFYGDTVIEVYDYRSWTKVPIRQFVLENFDLSNPGLDHFGTFYSDPKRSFLTRSVDTQGTMHLKKITSVSVHRAPPALIRFGTSRGKVVSVTPEHAMLIWDVDYLKKIRADEVKIGDAVPVYEGGQVLADRITELDIVPCPDDRVFCLTVADDHTLVADGIFTGQCDGDEDCVMMLLDGLINFSRSFLPETRGGSMDAPLVLTSRLDPAEIDKESLNVDVGSSYPLEFYLAAQQYTHPKDLDALIDRVERRLGTPAQLEGFMFTHDTSNISEGPLESTYTILESMVDKLGAELDLAEKIRAVDADDVAERVLKTHFMPDLMGNLSAFSKQKFRCTRCGSKYRRMPLAGRCIKCGNTIIPTVHEGSVKKYLEISKGICNKYAVSEYTRQRVEVLDMAIQSTFGAAKEQQLGLADFM; this is encoded by the coding sequence ATGTTGCAGGTCTCCCCGATGATGGCAGCCTATCATAAGAGGCTCCAGGATGGCCTCTACGAGGCGATCAGTGTTGCAGAGCAAGCGAGGGCTCTGGGGATCGACCCCAAGACCAGGGTCGAGATCCCGATAGCCAATGACTTGGCCGACCGGGTCGAAGCGTTGCTCGGAATCACAGGCGTCGCGGCACGGATTCGGGAACTCGAACAGACGATGTCCCGAGAGGAGGCTTCCCTCCGGATCGGCGACGACTTCGTCGCCAAGCGCTTTGGAGAGACGACTCGGGAGGAGATCCTCGATCATGCGATCAGGACCGGGATGGCCCTGCTGACCGAAGGGGTGGTGGCGGCCCCCACCGAGGGAATCGGGAATATCTGTCTTGGCAGGAACGATGACGGAACCGATTACCTAAAGATCTATTATGCCGGCCCGATCCGGAGCGCCGGCGGAACAGCACAGGCGCTCTCGGTGCTGGTCGGCGACTATGTCAGGCAGCAACTTGGGATCGGGAGGTTCATCCCGCGCCCCGAGGAGGTCGAACGGTACATCGAGGAGATCAAGCAGTATAACTCGATCATGTCGCTCCAGTACCTGCCGAGCGAGAAGGAGATCAGAACGATCGTCTCCAACTGTCCGGTCTGCATCGATGGTGAGGCAACCGAGCAGGAGGAGGTCTCAGGGTACCGGAACTTGGAACGGGTCGAGACGAACGTTGTCCGGGGCGGGATGGCGCTGGTCGTCGCCGAAGGGATGGCCCTCAAGGCCCCGAAGATCCAGAAGAACGTCCGGAAGATGAAGATGGAGGGCTGGGAATGGCTCGACGAACTGATCAGCGGGACGGTGAAGACTGGTGACGACGACGATGAGATCGGGGTTAAACCCAAGGACAAATACATCCGCGACCTGATCGGCGGTCGGCCGGTCTTCTCATATCCTATGCGTAAAGGGGGTTTCCGGTTGCGGTATGGCAGGGCACGGAACACCGGGTTCGCGGCGGCCGGCCTCCACCCGGCGACGATGCACCTACTCGGCGATTTTCTGGCGGTCGGTACCCAGATGAAGGTCGAACGACCAGGCAAGGCCGCGGGGATCGTGCCGGTGGATACCATCGAGGGGCCGACGGTCAGGCTGGTGAACGGGGACGTCCTCCGGGTCGATGATCTGGCGCTCGCCCACCAGATCTCCGGGTCGGTGGAGCGGATCCTCGATGTCGGTGAGATGCTTGTCTCGTACGGTGAGTTTCTGGAGAACAACCATCTGCTGGTACCCTGCGGATACTGCGATGAGTGGTGGCAGTTGGAGAGCAACGGAGCAAGCCGCCCGACGGACGAGACCGAGGCGATCCTGCTGGCCCTCGACGGGGGATACCTCCATCCAGAGTATACACAGATGTGGGACGACATCACGCCAGAACAACTGATTACTCTCTCAGACTGGGTCAGCCGGACCGGGGCGGTCACCAGAGCCGGGCTCGTCCTTCCCTGCGAAGCGGAAGGGAAAGCGATCCTCGAGGAGTTGCTGGTTCCACACACAGTCAGGGACGACCGGATCATCATCTCCCGTCATCTGGTGCTGATAGCAGCCCTCGGGCTCGACCTGCACCTGCAGAGGCGAGGAGTCTGGGCGGATGCGCCGACCGACGGCCATAATGCATTGTCGCTCGCCTGCCACCTCGCCGGGTTTGCGATGCGGCAGAAGGGAGGGACGCGGATCGGGGGTCGGATGGGCAGGCCCGGCAAGTCCAAGGCGCGGGAGATGAAGCCTCCGCCCCACGCACTCTTCCCGGTCGGCGAGGCCGGCGGCGCCCGTCGTTCATTCCAGGAGGCCTCGACCTACGCTCCGGAACGAAACCGGGACGGTGGAGTGATCACTGCAGAGGTTGGGGAGCGGCGGTGCCCCGCATGCAAGACGATCACCTACAAGAACCGATGCACCTGCGGGGCTCACACTGAACCTGTCTTCCGGTGCCCGAAGTGCAACATAGAGATCAACGCGGACAGGTGCCCCCGGTGCGATGGCGGGACGGTCTGCACCCAGACGGTCTCGATCAATGTTAAGAACGACTATGCTACGGTCCTTGAGGAACTCGGCCTCAGGACTGGGATGGTCCCGCTCGTCAAGGGGGTAAAGGGACTGATCTCACGGGAGCGGGTCGTCGAAGACCTGGCCAAGGGGGTCCTCCGGGCCCGGCACAGCCTCTATGTCTTCAAGGACGGGACGGTCAGGTACGATATGATCGATCTTCCCCTGACCCATATCCGGACCGACGAGTGCGGAGTGACCCCCGAACAACTGGTCGCCCTCGGGTACACCCAGGATGTCTACGGGGTGCCGCTGACCGACCCGACGCAGGTGGTGGAACTCCGGCCTCAGGACATCCTGGTCTCAGAGAAGTGTGCCGTCTGGCTGCTGGAGGTGACGGCTTTCATCGACGATCTGCTGGAGAAGGTCTACCACCTCCCCCGATTCTACAATGTCACGTCCCGGGCCGACCTGATCGGCCACCTGGTAATAGGACTTGCACCGCACACCAGTGCCGGAGTACTGGCCAGGCTGGTCGGGTTCACAAAAGCGAATGTCGGCTATGCCCACCCGTTCTTCCATGCTGCGAAGAGGCGGAACTGTTTCTATGGAGATACGGTCATCGAGGTCTATGATTATCGCTCCTGGACGAAGGTGCCGATCCGGCAGTTCGTCCTCGAGAACTTTGACCTTTCAAATCCAGGGCTCGACCATTTCGGCACATTCTACTCTGATCCAAAGAGGTCGTTTCTGACCCGATCGGTAGATACGCAGGGAACGATGCATCTCAAGAAGATCACCTCGGTTTCGGTGCACCGGGCCCCGCCCGCCCTGATCCGGTTCGGGACCTCCCGGGGAAAGGTAGTCTCGGTCACCCCCGAGCATGCGATGCTGATCTGGGACGTGGACTACCTCAAAAAGATCCGGGCCGACGAAGTTAAGATCGGAGACGCTGTCCCGGTCTACGAAGGCGGGCAGGTGCTCGCCGACCGGATCACCGAACTGGACATCGTTCCCTGCCCCGACGATAGGGTCTTCTGCCTGACGGTGGCCGATGACCACACCCTGGTCGCGGACGGAATCTTCACCGGCCAGTGCGACGGGGATGAGGACTGTGTGATGATGCTCCTCGACGGGCTGATCAACTTCTCCCGTTCGTTTCTGCCAGAGACTAGGGGCGGATCGATGGATGCTCCGCTGGTGCTCACCTCCAGGCTCGACCCGGCCGAGATCGACAAAGAGTCGCTGAACGTCGATGTCGGGTCCAGTTATCCACTGGAATTCTACCTGGCCGCCCAGCAGTACACCCACCCAAAAGACCTCGATGCCCTGATCGATCGGGTGGAGCGGCGGCTCGGCACCCCAGCCCAGCTGGAGGGGTTCATGTTCACCCATGATACTTCCAATATCTCGGAAGGGCCGCTCGAGTCCACCTATACGATCCTCGAGTCGATGGTCGACAAGCTCGGCGCCGAACTCGACCTGGCCGAGAAGATCCGGGCCGTCGACGCCGACGATGTGGCAGAGCGAGTGCTCAAGACCCACTTCATGCCCGACCTGATGGGAAACCTATCCGCCTTCTCCAAGCAGAAGTTCAGGTGCACCCGGTGCGGCTCCAAGTACCGTCGGATGCCGCTCGCCGGACGGTGCATCAAGTGCGGGAATACGATCATCCCGACTGTGCATGAGGGGTCAGTGAAGAAATACCTGGAGATCTCCAAGGGGATCTGTAACAAGTATGCGGTCTCGGAGTACACCCGCCAGCGGGTCGAGGTGCTGGACATGGCGATCCAGTCCACCTTCGGGGCGGCGAAGGAGCAGCAGCTCGGCCTCGCGGACTTTATGTGA
- a CDS encoding histidine kinase N-terminal 7TM domain-containing protein: protein MITGYSIFLITAAVVTALLAVYTGWQRRQAIRSTTGIVLLLIAIALYLSGYGMELASTDLAGMLFWSRIQYFGIASIPPLLLIVVLGYTNQTRHLSPAVLAVLSIIPVITLVLVLTQNPLHYQTVSVDTSLPFPRLAFTPGVWYFVNTWYLFTSQAVGVALLVRAFYKNTQPLYKKQILIMAIGVIAPFIAFILYLAGLSPVPHLDLVPFALVITATASFIGILSFRLFDLVPITHSVILQRIPVGVMVVDDLERVTKVNPAAEAAFGLAPGEGIGQLAALLTEQFPELPAILRHARPGIETEIRYGNKHFTFEVVHLGDEDDRPVGGVLLIRDISLWRQTEEVLLRRTDELEVANRQLALISAITRHDISNHLVVISGYLDLLLEDQLTPAQAGVVELVQDAASRVGQMVTFMRDYQAIGTSAPVWTDLRCITEQATAEVALGNVQIENLLPAIEVLADPLIKKVITTLFENAIRHGKTVTRILLSAKTDPAGFTIVCEDDGGGVEADKKERIFERGYGSNTGLGLFLAREILAITGMTIAETGIPGVGARFEIQVPPERYRTQS from the coding sequence ATGATCACCGGGTATTCGATCTTCCTCATCACTGCGGCCGTCGTCACCGCTCTCCTCGCCGTTTACACAGGGTGGCAACGTCGCCAGGCCATCAGAAGTACCACCGGGATTGTCCTGCTCCTCATCGCCATCGCCCTGTACCTCAGCGGATACGGGATGGAACTGGCCAGCACCGACCTGGCCGGCATGCTCTTCTGGAGCAGGATCCAGTACTTCGGAATCGCATCGATCCCGCCCCTGCTGCTGATCGTGGTGCTCGGATATACCAACCAGACCCGGCACCTCTCCCCAGCGGTTCTCGCCGTTCTCTCGATCATCCCGGTGATCACCCTCGTGCTGGTCCTGACCCAGAACCCTCTCCACTACCAGACCGTCAGCGTCGATACCTCCCTCCCATTTCCACGGCTGGCCTTCACCCCGGGGGTCTGGTATTTTGTCAATACATGGTACCTGTTCACATCGCAGGCTGTTGGGGTAGCACTGCTCGTGCGGGCGTTCTACAAAAATACCCAACCACTGTATAAGAAACAGATCCTGATCATGGCTATCGGTGTGATCGCTCCGTTCATCGCTTTCATCCTCTACCTTGCCGGCCTCTCCCCGGTCCCTCACCTGGACCTGGTCCCGTTCGCACTCGTCATCACTGCAACAGCGTCCTTCATCGGGATCCTCTCATTCCGGCTCTTCGACCTAGTCCCGATCACCCACTCAGTCATCCTCCAGAGGATCCCAGTCGGGGTGATGGTCGTCGACGATCTGGAACGGGTCACCAAGGTGAACCCAGCAGCTGAAGCGGCATTCGGCCTTGCTCCAGGGGAGGGGATCGGCCAGCTGGCCGCGCTGCTGACCGAGCAGTTTCCAGAGTTGCCCGCGATCCTCAGGCACGCCCGTCCGGGCATCGAGACGGAGATCAGATATGGCAACAAGCACTTCACCTTCGAGGTGGTCCACCTCGGAGATGAGGATGACCGGCCGGTGGGAGGGGTGCTGCTCATCCGGGATATCAGCCTCTGGAGACAGACCGAGGAGGTGCTCCTCAGACGAACCGACGAACTTGAGGTGGCCAACCGGCAGCTCGCGCTCATCTCGGCGATCACCAGACACGATATCAGCAACCATCTGGTGGTGATCAGCGGGTACCTGGATCTACTCCTTGAGGACCAGTTGACACCTGCACAGGCCGGGGTGGTTGAACTGGTTCAAGATGCTGCCAGTCGGGTCGGCCAGATGGTCACCTTCATGCGCGACTACCAGGCGATCGGCACCTCGGCTCCAGTCTGGACCGACCTCCGGTGTATAACAGAGCAGGCTACAGCAGAGGTGGCACTTGGGAACGTGCAGATCGAAAACCTGCTCCCTGCCATCGAGGTGCTGGCCGACCCGCTGATCAAGAAGGTAATCACCACTCTCTTTGAGAATGCGATCCGGCACGGAAAAACGGTTACCAGGATCCTCCTCTCTGCCAAGACCGATCCGGCCGGCTTCACGATCGTCTGCGAGGACGACGGGGGTGGGGTGGAGGCTGACAAAAAGGAGCGAATCTTTGAACGTGGATATGGTAGCAACACCGGCCTCGGCCTCTTCCTGGCCCGCGAGATCCTCGCGATCACCGGGATGACGATCGCGGAGACTGGGATCCCCGGCGTCGGGGCACGGTTCGAGATCCAAGTGCCTCCCGAGCGGTACAGAACCCAGTCCTAA